The sequence GAGTTTATTCCGCATGGACACTGCTATTTATGGCAAACGAATTTAGTTTGGTTACACATCCTATCGGATGCAGTTATTACGCTGGCTTATTATTCTATTCCCGCAACGTTGTTTTACTTTGTACGCAAGCGACAAGATTTGCCTTTTTACTGGATTTTTCTGCTTTTTAGCGCCTTTATCGTTGCTTGTGGCACTACTCACCTGATCCAGATTTGGACACTTTGGCACCCGACTTATTGGTTGTCGGGGTCTATCAAAGCGATCACAGCCATCATATCTTTATTTACAGCTTTAGAACTGATACCATTAGTTCCCCAAGCTCTAGCACTCCCCAGTCCGGCTCAACTTAAACAAGCAAACCAAGAACTACACACACAAATAGCCGAGCGTTTGCGAATTGAAGCCGAACTGAGAACGTATCAGAATCATTTGGAAGATTTGGTCGCTCTGCGTACGAGTGAGATTAGTAAAACCAATCAGCAATTACAACAGGAAATCACTGAGCGCCAGCGAATTGTGGAAGTTTTACGGCAAAGTGAGGAGCGCTATCGTTATTTAACTGAGGCGATTCCGCAACTTGTGTGGACAACCGACGCTGAGGGTCAGTGTGACTATTTCAATCAAAACTGGTGTGAATATACGGGCTTATCATTAGAGCAGTCTTTGGGTTCTGGTTGGTTGACAGCTTTACACCCAGATGACATTGATAGCGCTCATGAGGTGTGGTTAAATGCTGTCAAAATTGGCACTTTGTACGACAATGAATTTCGCTTTCTCCGTGCTGCAGATAAATCTTATCGCTGGCAGCTTTCACGGGGCTTACCACTCAAAAACGAGCAAGGTCAGGTGGTCAAGTGGTTTGGTACTTGTACTGATATTCATGAACAAAAACAGATACAACAAGAACGTGCTCAGTTATTGCAATTAGAACAAGCAGCACGAGCGAAAGCGGAAACAGCCAATCGCATCAAAGATGAATTTATCGCTGTACTTTCCCACGAGTTGCGGACTCCATTAAATGCTATTCTCGGTTGGTCTCGGCTGTTGCAAGACCACAATTTTGACCAAAACCAGACGTCTCAAGCTTTGGCTACAATTGAGCGCAATGCTAGGTTACAGGTGCAATTAATTGAGGATTTGCTGGATATTTCCCGCATTTTGCAGGGTAAGCTGACGCTGAAAACTACCAATATCAATTTAGAATCGATCATTTTGGCGGCGATTGATACCATCCATTTAGCCGCAGAAAGCAAGTCTATTGAGGTGAAAACGGTCTTTACACCCAATGTCGTACAGGTTATGGGTGATTCTACTCGCTTGCAGCAAGTGGTCTGGAATCTGCTTTCTAATGGCGTTAAATTTACGCCTAGGGGGGGGAGGGTAAAAGTTGATCTGCGACAGGCTGATGGCTATGGCGAAATTATCGTTAGCGACACAGGTAAGGGGATTAGCGCTGAATTTTTGCCTTATGTGTTTGATTACTTTCGCCAAGCGGATAGTAGTTCCACAAGAAAATTTGGGGGTTTGGGCTTGGGACTAGCGATCGCACGTAATATCATCGAAATGCATGGAGGTACGATTAGTGCGGAAAGTCTTGGTGAGGGTCAAGGAGCAACATTCACCGTCAGATTGCCCCTAGTCTCAAGTCAGAGCCGAACTACAGACCAAGAAAATCAGCCTACTTTTATCGCTGTTGACTCTTTGCCTCTGGCTGGTATCAGGGTTTTAGTTGTAGATGATGAGCCTGATTCTTTGGATTTTGTGGCTTTCATTTTAGAGCAGGATGGCGCCGAGGTTCACGCCGTTAATTCTGCCTATGCTGCTATACAAGCCTTGGTGGAGTTAAAACCGGATATTTTGGTGAGTGATATTAGTATGCCTGATGTCGATGGCTATGCTCTCATCCGTCAGGTGCGGACTTGGACAGCAGCCGAAGGTGGGGAAATTCCCGCGATCGCTTTGACTGCTTTTGCTCGCAACTCTGACCAGCAAGAAGCCCTGACTGCTGGATTTCAAATGCATATACCCAAGCCCCTCAACGCTGAAGAACTAGTTGCAGCTATTGTCCAGCTTGTGGGAAAAAATATGCCTACCTAATACTGTTTTGGAACAGCTTTTGGATCAATAATCTTATTAAAAACATATAAATATTAATAATCCTTAATAGCAAACACTATTAAGGATGGCGGACAGTAGCAAAAATGCTCAACACCCTGATTGTTTTCTAAAAATCATCGAGATACTGGCTAAGGCGGCTGATCACAGGATCAACTTCTTGAGGATGGGCAGGAGGAACATAAGTAGTATTTAATACTTCTACTGATGTTGATGTGTTTGAAGGCGGAACGAAGGAGCGATCATTGAGCATAATCGCCAATTGCGCTACTTGTTGACTAAGTTGCAGCATGTGCCGTTCCATGGCCTCCAAACGATGAGATTCCTTGGCAAAAAAGCGTTCCTCAAGGTCAGCTATTTGACGTTGCAGTACATCAATTTGTTGTTCAACCGATCCTGTTGCTACTGTTTTGGGGCCAGGTTTTACTGATTCCGGTACACACAAAGATTGCCATAAAGCTTCTTTGCAGAGGTCGCTGAAAGTTTTATCTGGTTGTTTCTCCAAATAGCTTTCTACAAGCGCCAACAAACTTTCATCAGCAACCCCCGGATTGAACGTGACCGGTTTAACTACTTTTTTTGACCATTGGAACATCAGCTTTAAGCCCTAGCGGAGCGACTGGAGGACAACTGGGCCTCTCCATAAATATACTGCCCCAAGGCGTTAGCTTGTCGAGAAGGTGCCGCTAAATGAGCGTTAATTTTAGCTTCTTTCAGTAGACGCTGTACATCTTCCCAGAAGAATTCACCACCACCACCAGTGAGGATAACGTCTGTAACCCGTTCTGGAAGCCAAGCTAGCACTCGGCTAGAAATTTCTCGAGAAAACTGCTCGATCAAGTTGGGGAGAAAATCATCAAGATTAGTGGGCTTGCTGACACCGCGAGGACGGTAGAAACGTTCACCTTTGGGTTTGTTAACAGCAGAAATTAAAGCTAAAGACTGACTGTCTGCACTTTCTATTCCCGCAGCCACTAGTTCATAAAACTTATTCATCCCAAAATCTTCACTCTTGGAAGCACCTCGCGCAAAACGGAAGTTATCTACCATGAGAAAATCAATGGTTTGATGACCAATATCGACGATCGCCACTGATATTTTTGTAAAATCAGGGATGCTAACGCCTTTTTTTGGTTGAGCTTCAGACCACAGTAGACTACCATAGCCTTCTGGCATGACCCAAACTTTATTGATATTCAGGTTTAAAGATTCGCCTCGGAAGTTAAACACATGGGGGCCGCTGACTTGGCTAATTAACTGTGCTTTTTCTTTTTCAAATTGTTCTAAAGACAAAAAAGGCAAACCGAGTACAACGGAAATTTCGTCTTTAAGTTTGAAGTAACCAGCACTTGCTAAAACTTTTACTAGTGCATCTTCTACCTTGGATTGTCCCACTCCTAGGTTAGCCCCGAAGTCTGCTGCTAGTTGACCAACAGCATATCCACTACCTTGATACTCTAGCCACAGATCCATTAGAGGGTCGGTAGCCCGCGCTTCAAAAACACCCCCGTGTACTTGCTCTAGGGACATTTTCTTGACGTTGGCTGGGACAAATACCACATTACCCGGTTCGCGGCTGACACAAGTTTTTGTGGAAGTTCTGCCTAAATCAACGCTGAGAATAGCTTTTCCCCCAGTAACTGCGCCTCCAGGAAGGTTATTTGGCTTATTTACAGCAGCATTGATGGGTGTAGATGCCGATACTCTATTCATGGGGATAGCTGCGGCATTTATTGGAGTAGCGGCCGAAGGTTGGTCTGTCATGAAAGCTCCTAGTCCTAACTTAACTGTAAAAAGTTATCATGCTCATCTTACAAAAATGCGAGCTACCAGAAATTCCTGGTTGCGTCAAGTGTAGCTAGAAATACGCAAAAAATTAGCCTGGGTGGCACCTCTGGTGGGCTTTGCCAACGTGTGTCTAGCATTATTTGCCATAGTGTAGGCGAATTTTGGATATATTTAACACCTATCTTCACATCAACAGCTTGTATATTTCATTTTCTGGTACTTTTTTGCTTACGCTTAAACACCCAGACAGCAAATAACACCACCAAACCCCCAAGAACTATTTTGGATACAGGAGCAAGGTACTCGTCCACAAGTTGATACTGGGTGCCCAACAAGTATCCTGAGTATGTTAGCAGACCTACCCAGACAGCGCTACCCAGAGTCGTGTAAAATAAGAATGGTAGCAAATGCATGTTGGTAATACCGGCGGGAACAGAAATCAGTGTTCGTACTCCCGGTACAAGGCGACCAATAAACACAGCTTTACTACCTTGTCGGTCAAACCAGCGTCTGGCTTTATCGATATCTTGACCTGATACAGCTAGCCACTTGCCGTATTTATTAGCCCAAGCTTTGAGGCGGTGTTCGCCTAAAAATTTACCTGGGTAATACCAAACAAGCCCACCGAGAACGGAACCAATAAGTCCAGAAACAAACACGTAAATTATATTGAGTTTTGCTCCGCCTGGTTGATATGGACTAGCTGTAAAACCTGCCAACGGCATAATTAGTTCTGAAGGAATTGGGGGAAACAGGTTCTCCAGGAACATCAGCAAAGCGATTCCCAAATAACCTAAAGAGTTGATAGTATTAGTTATCCATTCGAGCATTGAGTCAGTTCCTGAAATTTTTGCACCAGTATGGTTGCCAAATTCAGCGTGAGCTTGCTCAAAAGTTAATTGTCCAAGCTTGTTGGAGTCAAGATAACTTGATTAGCTGAAATTGGCAATTGTACTGGCAAATAAATTGTGAGCGAATACTAGAGGGCAGACAGAAGAGGCCAAAATAGAAAATTAAAAAAATTTGATTTTTGGCGGATTGCCTGCCCACCGCTGTTAAACTGTCGAGGTTAATGATTGCACTCTTGATTCCGACTGCCAATCTAAGGGGTGACAGACTCTTTCTTCCAAAGCCATCTGCTCAATTAGACTTGCTAATCTCAGAGCTTTGAGAGCTTGTTCTCCACCTACTGAAGGCTGATTACCACCATGTACACAGTTGACAAAATGTTCCAACTCTGCACTTAAGGGTTGAATGTTAGTGGTGTAAACTTTCTCAATCACACCATCCTGTCTGTAGAGCACTTGGCGATGATCGTTGAGCGAGTTTTGGTTTGTTTGTCGGTGAATCAAAATTTCATTTTTGAGGAAATCCGCCTCAGTAAATGAATTTTTGCAATGAGCTACGATCTGGCGGATTTTGCGATGAGTCACCTTGCTGGCTGTTAAAGTAGCCACGATGCCATTGGCAAATCCCAAGGTAGCGGTGACATAATCTAGATAACCAGAATCGAGAGCGCGAGTCCCACTGGCGGTTAATTTCACCACTGGGGAAGCCGCGAGTTCCAGTAGGAGGTCAATATCATGGATCATTAAGTCCAGCACTACGGAAACATCATTCGCCCGATCAGAATATGGACTCATCCGGTGAGCTTCTAGCGCTAGCAGTTCTTCAGTTTTCAGGACTTTGCTCAGTTCTCTAAATGCTGGATTGAACCGCTCAATGTGCCCTACTTGCAGGATACACTGAGATTCGGCTGCAGCATTGACTAAGGATTCCGCCTCAGAAATACTGGCAGCGATTGGTTTTTCAATCAAGACATGAATTCCTGCTAGCAGACAGTTAATGCCCACGGCATAATGTAGACGCGTGGGAACTGCGATGCACACTGCTTCCACATGGGGTAGCAAGTCGCAATAATCTTCAAAAAATTTTACCTTGTATTTGCTGGCAGTTTCTAAGCCCCGCTCAACGTTAATATCTGAAACACCGACTAATTCGACATCCTTCATAGAACTGAGGACGCGGGTATGATGTTGCCCCATATTACCCACACCGATAACGCCTATGCGAATCGGTCGTGGCTGGTTGCGCTGTGTATATGGACTCGGTTCTGCCACTGGCATACTATTTTGCACTCTTATTATCTCCTCAACCACCAAATTTAGAGACGCTACGGTCGTTGGCCTTTATACTTAAATACCAGTTACGATCCGTCTAAAACCATCCAGATGGTAACATAGAGGTTCTGTTTATGAAGAATTTCAAAGTTTATTGTGGGTTCCCGCAATCTGGATGTCTTTTGTATAGTCAGTGATGAAATGAGCGATTTTTGCACTTTACACAAAATCCAATATGTCTTTTTATTAACTTAAAAAATTAAGTAAGACGTAAGTGGAAATTCTCAGGTGTCAGTTGGGTAATTAATTACCGGGATCAATATCTAATTGATACAATTGAAACCTAATAATTTTTTGTCTTGAAAACTACAAAAACCAAAACATTTCACACTGAGATAGCCGTCTCATCAAAAATATATTTGAAATTGCCACCAGTGATACGCTTAAATAATTTTTGCATAATTGTTTGCCACACCTACAAGTTTCAATACGCAATTTTTGATGCACATAGGTAAAAGTGATATCCTGCGGCTGTTGAGGATCGATAAATTGCCTGAAAATCGCCAATTTTGAAATTGAGATGAAAGCTGTAATTTTGTTGTCTGGAGGCTTAGACTCTTCCACAATTCTGTATCAAGCTAAAGCTGATGGTTGTGAGTGTCATGCAATTTCCTTTGATTACCAACAGCGACATCACCGGGAGTTACACTCAGCCCTGCAGATAGCGCAACAAGCGGGAGTGAGCAAGCATCAGGTAGTGAATTTTGATTTACGTCAGTGGGGTGGTTCGGCGCTAACAGATGATGCGATCGCTCTCCCACAGCAACGTTCTCTGGAGGAAATGTCGCAAAACATTCCTGTAACCTACGTACCTGCACGGAATACAATTTTTTTAAGTTTTGCTTTGGCTTACGCGGAGACTATCGCGGCTGAACGTGTTTATATCGGTGTCAATGCTTTAGATTATTCTGGATATCCTGATTGTCGTCCCGATTATATACAGGCGATGCAGGAGGTGTTTCGTTTGGGAACTAAACAAGGGCGCGAGGGACAAGCCATCACCATTGTTGCACCCTTGATTGATTTGAAAAAAACTGAAATTATTCAACTCGGTAATCAATTGGGTGTGCCTTGGGAGTTAACTTGGTCTTGTTATGCTGGTGGTGATGTGGCTTGTGGTGTGTGCGATTCTTGTCGCTTGCGGTTAGCGGCTTTTGCGGAATTGGGGTTGAAGGATGGGGTGGCTTATGCTGAGTGAGGGAATATTTTATTTTCCCTCCTCCTCCATCTGAGCTTCTGCTTCCAAGCGTCGTAGCTGGATTTGGTGCAGTCTTGGGCCGACAATAGAGATGACGGTGAATTCTAAATTTTGGTAAGAAAAGGTTTCGCCTTTGGCGGGGATTTTTTGTAACTGGTAGAGCACAAATCCTCCCAAGGTTTGGTATTCCTTGGCGAGGGGTAAATTGATATCTAAGACTTCGTTGAGGTCTTCTAGGTTGATTTGCGCTTGGATTAAAAATGTGCGATCGCCTAACATCTGAATCAGTAAATCTTCGCTGCTATCGAGTACGCCTGCGTCACCGATGATTTCTGCTACTACGTCTTGGAGGGTTACTAGCCCGACAATACTACCAAATTCATTGACCACCATGACCATCGCAGGTTTTTCTTGCTGCATCATGGGTAATAATTCACTCAGGGGGGTATGTTCTGGGACAAATCGAGCGGGACGTATCCAAGGCTGGATCGATGTTTCTAAGGTCATTTTCCCCACAGCCATTGTTTGTGCTAAGTCTTTGAAGTAAACTAAGCCGCGAATATCGTCTAAGGATTCGCCAATCACAGGATAGCGCGAGTGTCCAGTGGAAGCCATTTCTTTGAGTAATCGCCCGAAGGTGGCGTTTTTAGGTAAAGCGATGATGCTGGTACGGGGAATCATCACGTCGTGTGCTGTGACGTCTCCAAATTCAAAGACATTGTTGAGTAATTCTCGCTCTGAGAGCTGTAAACCTGTAGATTCTCGCTCTGTGGAGATAATTAACTGTAACTCTTCTGGTGTCACCGGTGGTCGCCAACCTTGACCGGTATATTCAATCCCAAAAAGTTTGAGTAGCCAATAGTTAGATTGGTTGAGAATCCAGATGAAGGGACTAAAAAAACGGACGATCGCTTTGACTGATGGCCCCAAAAACCTCGCTAGCTCTTCAGAATACAGCATTGCTACTGATTTGGGACAGAGTTCTCCCAAAACAATCTGCAAATAGGCGATCAAAAAGAAGGCTATGGGGATTGACAAGGAATGAGCAATGAAGTTATTGATACCGTTGGGTACAGGCCAAGAATTTAGCCAGGCTTTGATGAGTACGACAATGGAATTTTCGCCAATCCACCCCAAAGCCAAACTAGAAAGGGTAATACCTAACTGGGTGGTAGATAGCAGTCGGTCTATACTACGTTGCAACATTTCCACAGCGATCGCGGGAATGTCACCAGCTTTGACCAGCTGATGAATACGCGATCGCCTTACTGTCACCATAGAAAATTCTGCCGTCACAAAAAAGGCATTGATGGCAATCAGTAGCAGCACTGATAATAATCGCAACCCTATATCTGTCCAAATCAAGCTAGAAAAACCGCTCACCACTAATGATCATTTGAAACTTACGCTCTTTAAATTAGGGGTTAGGGGTTAGGGGCTAGAGAGTAAAACATCTATGTATTATTTTTCTAGTTCCCAGACCCTCACCCCCAGACCCTCACCCCCACCTACCTTTCAACCGGAATATTCGCTACTTCTAGCTTCAATTTTTGATCAGGATAATCTGTCAAAGCTAGTGACACTTTTTTGACATCATCTAGTAAGGCTGTGGGAATGCTGACTAGTCCTGAAAAAACCGGGCCGTTGGCTGGTAATTCTCCCGGTAAACCTTCGGTGCTAGCGCTCAAGGTTCGCCCTTTATCATCCGTGACATCCAAAAAACTATACAAAAAGCGCACGGAATCCTTACCTTTGTTCTGCATTTTCACTCTGAGTAATAAATCACCACCAGAGTAGCGAACAGATTGCACAGACAGAGTTACACCCTCATTTTCTGAGATCACGGGGAATCCTTTTTGGGGTTTTTCTTCAGCTATTTCTGGAGGTTTTTCCTCTGGTTTGGGCTGGCTGTTATTGGTTTCTTCATCATCTTCCTCTAATTTTTCCGATTTAGCAGCCTTGGTCTTACCCTCAATTCTGGCTCTGACAATTTTGAGAATTTCTTCTTCTTTTAAAAGCGTTAACCCTCCTTGTTGGGTGTTTGGTGCTTTATTGCTAGAAAATTTGGTTGCGGGGCGTCCATCTGGTGTTGTCACACCTTTGAGTGCTGAACTCCCTAGAGTAAATCCCCAAAAACTACTCAGGGAACCTGCTCCCAACATCAGGAATAATAAAATTAACGTCAGAAGTACGGTGGAATTTAATTTCATCTCTGGCAAGCTATTGCATAGGAATGCTGGTCTATTTAAAGGTATTGAAGCCAGCAGCTTCAATTCTTATAAGAACTTAATTAATATTAGTCTGGACTATTTCGCTGTCAAATTATGTAATATAAAAATCTGGTAGACTATAATCTGTAGCAGACAAGTTAGTAAACTGGCGCTACAATGAGATTTTCCCAGGGTTGGCCGAGCGGTTGAGGCAACGAACTCATAATTCGTGCAAGGCAGGTTCAACTCCTGCACCCTGGACTTCATAACTCTTAATTTTTGACTAAATCCTCACTCCTTGTTGAGGTGAACACTCAACGGTACTAAGTTACTTCATCACGGATTTGGGGGTTTGTGGAGACATTGCATCGCAACGTCTCTACAGGAAAAATACAAGGTTTCAGCTTTTAATTCACATCAGGTGTGAGTTAAAAATTTTGATGACTGGGGAATTGTCGCCCAGAGGAAGACTAAAATTGGTCAAAAGCTTGACTTAACTAACTTTAGCTTTTAGCCAGTTGGCAGGGAAGTTACGCCAAATAATTTGTTTCCGGGCTGATATGAGCAATATTGGGCGAAAATGAAATTTTTATTTTTCCACCCACCTTGCTGTCATACTCAGTAATTCTAGCGTGGTGGCGCAGTCTCAAACCGGAATTCAGTTCCAACTTTTAATTGATTGGCATTGACGCGGGGAGACATGAGTAATGATGTACCATAAGGGTTGGGTAAGTCGGGAGTGCGGATGTAGGGATCGTTACTTACCTGCTGCTTGAGGACATCTCGATAAAGAGTGTTGACTAATTCAGCATCGCGGGCGATTTCATTTTCTGGGAAGGAGTTGTGAACTGAACCAGCACCGAAGATGGAGTCTAGCTGACGCTTGTAGGTGGTGTTTTCGTAGAAATTGCGATCGTGTCGAAAAAAAGCTCTTTCAAATGCGTCACTAGCTGTTTCATAATTGGGTGCTGGCGTCTCAGCGGTGACAACGGCGGGGAAAGCAACAGTAGCAGTTAATAATATCAATAAACCGCTGAAGGTTTGAGATTTTATACCCACGTTCATGACTCCACAATTTTTGGGCGAATCTTAATTTATGCTTAAATGCAGAACTCTGTTGAGTTCAACCTTTGGTGTAGCACAACTTTTAATGTTTTGTAATGACGTATCCTACTGAAACCCTGACTGATTCAGATGCTTGGTCTGCTACTGCTGATTTAACTACTCTGCGCCACAATTTACTTGATTTATTTTGCCAACGTGCTTATCAAGAGGGTGATTTTGTCCTCTCTTCTGGACAAAGCAGTACTTACTATATCAATGGTAAACATGTAACACTCCATCCCCAAGGTGCTTTAGCTATCGGACGTTTATTGTGTCCTTTATTACCTACAGATACTCAGGCTGTAGCAGGTTTAACAATGGGGGCTGACCCTATTGTCACAGCGGTAAGTGTGGTTTCTGTGTATGAAAACCGACTGATACCAGCGCTGATTATTCGCAAAGAAGCCAAAGGGTATGGCACAATGGCTTATATTGAAGGCCCCACTTTGCCGGAAAATGCCAAGATAGTGGTTTTAGAAGATGTTGTCACCACTGGACAATCAGCACTGAAAGCAGTTAACCGACTACGAGATGCAGGTTATGTTGTGGAGCAAGTAATTGCACTGGTAGACCGTTTACAAGGGGGAGCCGAGTTATACCAAGCTGCGGGGTTGAAGTTTGCGGCGTTATTCTCGATTACGGAAATTCAGGCGCGGTATCGGGAATTAGGGAATTAGAGAGAAAATTGAGGTAGGCGATCGCTGTGTGAATACGTCTCTTAAATATATTTAAGTGCGATCGCACCTTGTGAGGTCAGGAAACGCTATTAGCTGTTTTATATTTAACTTGGATTTTTCAGTATTAATTGTATTTTATTATACCAAAAAAACGACAGTCAGTTTATGCTTTCATAAACCTGCTTTAGCTGGCCTAGCTAAAAATTTCATCAAATAACTGTAATTGCCAAGTTTGCTATAGTTACCATCAATAAATATTACATATTTTTCCCCTATTAATATTTATAATGATTGTAAATATTAACCTGGCATAACTAGAAACATAGCTTAATTAATACCGTGTGCAATTTTACACTTCATCAGATGCATCTTCAGTAATTTATTGATAGCTATCTACGATAAGGAGTCGCTAAAATGCTGAGGAACATTGCATATTCTCTGATTTCACGGAATTTTAAAGTATCTAAAGATT is a genomic window of Fortiea contorta PCC 7126 containing:
- a CDS encoding PAS domain-containing hybrid sensor histidine kinase/response regulator, which codes for MSEFWTNLFSSGEFIPHGHCYLWQTNLVWLHILSDAVITLAYYSIPATLFYFVRKRQDLPFYWIFLLFSAFIVACGTTHLIQIWTLWHPTYWLSGSIKAITAIISLFTALELIPLVPQALALPSPAQLKQANQELHTQIAERLRIEAELRTYQNHLEDLVALRTSEISKTNQQLQQEITERQRIVEVLRQSEERYRYLTEAIPQLVWTTDAEGQCDYFNQNWCEYTGLSLEQSLGSGWLTALHPDDIDSAHEVWLNAVKIGTLYDNEFRFLRAADKSYRWQLSRGLPLKNEQGQVVKWFGTCTDIHEQKQIQQERAQLLQLEQAARAKAETANRIKDEFIAVLSHELRTPLNAILGWSRLLQDHNFDQNQTSQALATIERNARLQVQLIEDLLDISRILQGKLTLKTTNINLESIILAAIDTIHLAAESKSIEVKTVFTPNVVQVMGDSTRLQQVVWNLLSNGVKFTPRGGRVKVDLRQADGYGEIIVSDTGKGISAEFLPYVFDYFRQADSSSTRKFGGLGLGLAIARNIIEMHGGTISAESLGEGQGATFTVRLPLVSSQSRTTDQENQPTFIAVDSLPLAGIRVLVVDDEPDSLDFVAFILEQDGAEVHAVNSAYAAIQALVELKPDILVSDISMPDVDGYALIRQVRTWTAAEGGEIPAIALTAFARNSDQQEALTAGFQMHIPKPLNAEELVAAIVQLVGKNMPT
- a CDS encoding ParM/StbA family protein, which translates into the protein MTDQPSAATPINAAAIPMNRVSASTPINAAVNKPNNLPGGAVTGGKAILSVDLGRTSTKTCVSREPGNVVFVPANVKKMSLEQVHGGVFEARATDPLMDLWLEYQGSGYAVGQLAADFGANLGVGQSKVEDALVKVLASAGYFKLKDEISVVLGLPFLSLEQFEKEKAQLISQVSGPHVFNFRGESLNLNINKVWVMPEGYGSLLWSEAQPKKGVSIPDFTKISVAIVDIGHQTIDFLMVDNFRFARGASKSEDFGMNKFYELVAAGIESADSQSLALISAVNKPKGERFYRPRGVSKPTNLDDFLPNLIEQFSREISSRVLAWLPERVTDVILTGGGGEFFWEDVQRLLKEAKINAHLAAPSRQANALGQYIYGEAQLSSSRSARA
- a CDS encoding DedA family protein encodes the protein MLEWITNTINSLGYLGIALLMFLENLFPPIPSELIMPLAGFTASPYQPGGAKLNIIYVFVSGLIGSVLGGLVWYYPGKFLGEHRLKAWANKYGKWLAVSGQDIDKARRWFDRQGSKAVFIGRLVPGVRTLISVPAGITNMHLLPFLFYTTLGSAVWVGLLTYSGYLLGTQYQLVDEYLAPVSKIVLGGLVVLFAVWVFKRKQKSTRK
- a CDS encoding Gfo/Idh/MocA family protein, whose protein sequence is MQNSMPVAEPSPYTQRNQPRPIRIGVIGVGNMGQHHTRVLSSMKDVELVGVSDINVERGLETASKYKVKFFEDYCDLLPHVEAVCIAVPTRLHYAVGINCLLAGIHVLIEKPIAASISEAESLVNAAAESQCILQVGHIERFNPAFRELSKVLKTEELLALEAHRMSPYSDRANDVSVVLDLMIHDIDLLLELAASPVVKLTASGTRALDSGYLDYVTATLGFANGIVATLTASKVTHRKIRQIVAHCKNSFTEADFLKNEILIHRQTNQNSLNDHRQVLYRQDGVIEKVYTTNIQPLSAELEHFVNCVHGGNQPSVGGEQALKALRLASLIEQMALEERVCHPLDWQSESRVQSLTSTV
- the queC gene encoding 7-cyano-7-deazaguanine synthase QueC, with protein sequence MKAVILLSGGLDSSTILYQAKADGCECHAISFDYQQRHHRELHSALQIAQQAGVSKHQVVNFDLRQWGGSALTDDAIALPQQRSLEEMSQNIPVTYVPARNTIFLSFALAYAETIAAERVYIGVNALDYSGYPDCRPDYIQAMQEVFRLGTKQGREGQAITIVAPLIDLKKTEIIQLGNQLGVPWELTWSCYAGGDVACGVCDSCRLRLAAFAELGLKDGVAYAE
- a CDS encoding hemolysin family protein translates to MSGFSSLIWTDIGLRLLSVLLLIAINAFFVTAEFSMVTVRRSRIHQLVKAGDIPAIAVEMLQRSIDRLLSTTQLGITLSSLALGWIGENSIVVLIKAWLNSWPVPNGINNFIAHSLSIPIAFFLIAYLQIVLGELCPKSVAMLYSEELARFLGPSVKAIVRFFSPFIWILNQSNYWLLKLFGIEYTGQGWRPPVTPEELQLIISTERESTGLQLSERELLNNVFEFGDVTAHDVMIPRTSIIALPKNATFGRLLKEMASTGHSRYPVIGESLDDIRGLVYFKDLAQTMAVGKMTLETSIQPWIRPARFVPEHTPLSELLPMMQQEKPAMVMVVNEFGSIVGLVTLQDVVAEIIGDAGVLDSSEDLLIQMLGDRTFLIQAQINLEDLNEVLDINLPLAKEYQTLGGFVLYQLQKIPAKGETFSYQNLEFTVISIVGPRLHQIQLRRLEAEAQMEEEGK
- the pyrE gene encoding orotate phosphoribosyltransferase, with protein sequence MTYPTETLTDSDAWSATADLTTLRHNLLDLFCQRAYQEGDFVLSSGQSSTYYINGKHVTLHPQGALAIGRLLCPLLPTDTQAVAGLTMGADPIVTAVSVVSVYENRLIPALIIRKEAKGYGTMAYIEGPTLPENAKIVVLEDVVTTGQSALKAVNRLRDAGYVVEQVIALVDRLQGGAELYQAAGLKFAALFSITEIQARYRELGN